Proteins found in one Paucidesulfovibrio longus DSM 6739 genomic segment:
- the phnF gene encoding phosphonate metabolism transcriptional regulator PhnF, translating to MSLFIIERNQGTAVYAQIARILETEFVKNGMPGDRLPSEGNLAEQFGVNRHTLRRAVDELITAGMLERLHGIGVFVSEKHLDYKLKSKTRFTQTLHDLGMTTDCEVMRKNVIEAPKGVADALKLKNKRDVLWIDTLRYADGIPLCVISHFLPISPFGDSLRDYDGGSLHEVLHDQFGPLLRLESLVTAVVAPEDDAKLLRVVNGQPVLRVKSLNVLEQDNTPVEYAVTRFRSDMIQLRIDMNDSVNCWM from the coding sequence ATGAGCCTCTTTATAATTGAACGCAACCAGGGAACCGCAGTCTATGCCCAGATTGCCAGAATCCTGGAAACTGAGTTCGTAAAAAACGGAATGCCAGGAGACCGCTTGCCTTCTGAAGGTAATTTGGCTGAGCAGTTTGGTGTAAATCGACACACCTTGCGCAGGGCTGTTGATGAACTCATTACTGCGGGAATGCTTGAACGATTACATGGCATCGGTGTTTTTGTTTCAGAAAAACATCTTGATTATAAATTGAAATCAAAAACACGGTTCACACAGACGTTGCATGATTTGGGAATGACAACAGATTGTGAAGTCATGAGAAAAAATGTCATCGAAGCTCCAAAAGGAGTGGCGGACGCCCTGAAACTGAAAAACAAGCGAGATGTTTTATGGATTGACACATTGCGTTATGCGGACGGCATTCCCCTTTGCGTTATTTCCCATTTTTTACCGATTTCGCCGTTTGGGGATTCTTTGCGTGATTATGACGGCGGCTCTCTTCATGAAGTACTTCATGATCAATTCGGCCCGTTGTTGCGTCTGGAGAGTTTGGTCACCGCTGTCGTTGCCCCTGAAGACGATGCAAAACTACTGCGCGTAGTCAACGGACAACCGGTTTTGCGGGTTAAGAGCCTGAATGTTCTTGAGCAGGACAATACCCCGGTGGAATACGCGGTAACAAGATTTCGGTCAGATATGATTCAGTTGCGAATCGACATGAACGACAGCGTTAATTGTTGGATGTGA
- a CDS encoding calcium/sodium antiporter, translated as MTLAFIAVIFGLALLVWSADRFVEGSASTARHFGMPPLLIGMVIVGFGTSAPEMVVSALAASQGNPGIALGNAYGSNITNIALILGVTALISPIAVHSQVLRKELPILTVVTALAAWQLWDGEITRFDAVVLLAVFGGLMAWTIWQGMQKKADALGSEMEQELENRAMPIRRAVFWLVVGLALLIVSSRVLVWGAVEIAHGFGVSDLILGLTVVAVGTSLPELASSIIAARKGEHDIALGNILGSNLFNTLAVVGIAGTIHPLAVGPEVFNRDILVMAALTLSLFVIGYGFRGPGRINRIEGAVLLVCYVGYTAYLISTVFGGQA; from the coding sequence ATGACACTGGCCTTCATCGCTGTAATTTTTGGCTTGGCGCTCCTCGTTTGGAGCGCTGACCGTTTTGTGGAGGGATCAGCCTCTACCGCCCGCCATTTCGGCATGCCGCCGCTGCTGATCGGCATGGTGATTGTCGGGTTCGGCACCTCCGCGCCGGAGATGGTGGTCTCGGCTCTGGCCGCCTCGCAGGGTAACCCGGGCATCGCGCTGGGGAACGCCTACGGCTCGAACATCACCAACATCGCCCTGATCCTGGGGGTGACGGCCTTGATAAGCCCCATCGCCGTACATTCGCAGGTGCTGCGTAAGGAGCTGCCTATCCTCACGGTTGTGACCGCTCTGGCGGCATGGCAACTATGGGACGGTGAGATTACCCGGTTCGATGCTGTTGTGCTGCTTGCAGTATTCGGCGGGCTGATGGCCTGGACTATTTGGCAGGGCATGCAGAAAAAAGCCGATGCGCTGGGAAGCGAGATGGAGCAGGAGCTGGAAAATCGCGCCATGCCCATTCGCCGTGCGGTCTTCTGGTTGGTGGTGGGGCTGGCGCTTTTAATTGTCAGCTCCCGTGTACTGGTCTGGGGCGCGGTGGAGATCGCCCATGGATTCGGGGTCAGCGACCTGATCCTCGGCCTGACCGTCGTCGCGGTGGGCACCTCGCTACCGGAATTAGCTTCATCAATCATTGCAGCCAGGAAGGGCGAACACGATATCGCTCTCGGCAACATCCTAGGCTCCAACCTGTTCAACACGCTGGCGGTGGTAGGGATCGCCGGTACGATTCATCCGCTGGCCGTTGGGCCGGAAGTCTTCAACCGAGACATACTGGTGATGGCCGCACTGACCCTGTCGCTGTTCGTCATCGGCTATGGATTCCGGGGACCGGGACGTATCAACCGCATCGAGGGCGCGGTGCTGTTGGTCTGTTACGTGGGCTATACGGCCTACCTGATCAGCACGGTTTTCGGCGGGCAGGCATAG
- a CDS encoding ATP-binding protein, with translation MADTPHSPDAESSLIAGESLMPEDCAPDRAAPLAESVACLWEEGERVFRVGVVGTGPGFMALLDLAFNPRFHDFLPPVEVVGVARPGVNPAKLDYARSKGVPVYADLETLHREHPELNMLVDLTGERAALRQARSLLGEEVSLVDQDAAIFICGMHDMAKANTSSQDDLDRQRHLLQAIVDEIREDVMLLDLEGRVVDMNRNVWRRTGHTKEQLLGKHCWEVLTKRDGKPFCVRYDPACPLRRSIETRTKDEALFTRVSAGGRLLYYRIYSYPIFNRAGALSHVMMMHRDITARTHREQSLQQTEKLALIGEMSTYLAHEIRNPLCAIGGFTHALLRSPNLSEKELEKVRIIAEETQRLDQMLSNILNFSKPGKPPQGEVDMVELVSGTVELMKVGYESVGYEFVFEAESELPRVRGDAESIKQCLVNMIKNSLEAMSGGGRIRVCLTREFDFVRLGVEDNGAGMSEAEQDKAFSPFYTTKAGGTGLGLPMIKKLVEEMGGHIDLRSSPGSGTGIYLYFRPVLAGVPLKDGRTPH, from the coding sequence ATGGCCGATACTCCCCATTCCCCGGATGCCGAATCCAGCTTGATCGCAGGCGAATCCTTGATGCCCGAAGATTGTGCTCCCGATCGTGCCGCTCCTCTGGCCGAGAGCGTGGCTTGCCTGTGGGAGGAGGGCGAACGGGTTTTTCGTGTCGGCGTGGTCGGCACGGGACCGGGCTTCATGGCCCTGCTCGATCTGGCCTTCAATCCCCGCTTTCATGACTTTCTGCCGCCCGTGGAAGTTGTCGGCGTTGCCCGGCCCGGCGTCAATCCCGCCAAGCTGGATTATGCGCGTTCCAAGGGGGTGCCCGTGTACGCCGATCTGGAAACGCTGCATCGCGAACATCCCGAATTGAACATGCTCGTGGATCTCACTGGTGAGCGCGCCGCGCTGCGGCAGGCCCGGAGCCTTCTCGGCGAGGAGGTTTCCCTGGTGGATCAGGACGCCGCCATCTTCATCTGCGGCATGCACGACATGGCCAAGGCCAACACCAGCTCCCAGGACGACCTCGATCGGCAGCGGCATCTGCTTCAGGCCATCGTGGACGAGATCCGCGAAGACGTCATGCTGCTCGATCTCGAAGGGCGCGTCGTGGACATGAACCGAAACGTCTGGCGGCGGACAGGACACACCAAGGAGCAGCTCCTGGGCAAGCATTGCTGGGAAGTGCTCACCAAACGGGACGGCAAGCCGTTTTGCGTCAGGTATGATCCCGCCTGTCCCCTGCGCAGGAGCATCGAGACGCGGACCAAGGACGAAGCGCTGTTCACGCGCGTCAGCGCGGGCGGCAGGCTGCTCTATTACCGCATCTATTCCTATCCGATTTTCAACCGGGCAGGCGCGCTCAGCCATGTGATGATGATGCACCGGGACATCACGGCGCGCACGCATCGCGAGCAGAGCCTCCAGCAAACCGAAAAACTGGCGCTCATCGGCGAGATGTCCACCTATCTCGCCCATGAAATCCGCAATCCGCTCTGCGCGATAGGCGGATTCACCCATGCCCTGCTGCGCTCTCCGAACCTGTCGGAAAAGGAGCTGGAAAAGGTTCGGATCATCGCCGAGGAAACGCAGCGCCTGGACCAGATGCTTTCGAACATCTTGAACTTCTCCAAGCCGGGCAAGCCGCCGCAAGGGGAAGTGGACATGGTCGAGCTGGTTTCGGGCACGGTGGAACTGATGAAGGTCGGGTACGAGTCGGTGGGGTATGAATTCGTCTTCGAGGCCGAGAGCGAGCTGCCGCGTGTGCGCGGCGACGCCGAATCCATAAAGCAATGCCTCGTGAACATGATCAAGAATTCCCTGGAAGCCATGTCCGGCGGAGGCCGAATCCGCGTCTGCCTGACGCGGGAGTTCGATTTCGTGCGGCTGGGAGTCGAGGACAACGGGGCGGGCATGAGCGAAGCGGAGCAGGACAAGGCGTTCAGCCCGTTCTACACCACCAAGGCAGGCGGTACCGGACTCGGCCTGCCCATGATCAAGAAGCTCGTGGAGGAGATGGGCGGGCACATCGACCTGCGCAGCAGCCCCGGCAGCGGAACCGGCATCTACTTGTATTTCCGCCCTGTTCTTGCCGGGGTGCCGCTCAAGGACGGACGGACTCCGCACTGA
- the phnD gene encoding phosphonate ABC transporter substrate-binding protein, whose product MKTVLKKIGVFCAGVAVSAMLVLPAVAGELVMGLIPAENNEEMIKQFEPMRAYLESKTGQKVKVFTATDYAGVIEAMRKKRVDIAWFGPLSYYLAEQEAGAEAFAAGIRKGSDSHTYKSIFVVPGNSTIRTIQDLKGKNVAFVDPASTSGGLMPTFMVKKATGMMPQDFFGKFTYAGSHDAAELAVKNKTVDAAADNDITYGKMLKKGLITKETNRVLLESDPLPGSPLVYRKDLPEDLKAKIREAILDAHKDIQVTGYGELSHYVAVTPADYQVIRDMVRELGLKKENILK is encoded by the coding sequence ATGAAGACGGTCTTGAAAAAAATTGGTGTTTTTTGCGCCGGAGTGGCGGTATCAGCCATGCTTGTGCTTCCGGCTGTGGCCGGAGAACTCGTCATGGGTCTGATTCCGGCCGAAAACAACGAAGAGATGATCAAGCAGTTCGAGCCGATGCGTGCCTATCTTGAATCCAAAACCGGACAAAAGGTCAAGGTTTTCACCGCCACGGATTATGCAGGCGTTATCGAGGCCATGAGAAAAAAACGGGTGGATATCGCCTGGTTTGGCCCTCTTTCGTATTACCTTGCCGAGCAGGAAGCAGGCGCGGAAGCGTTCGCGGCCGGTATCCGCAAGGGCAGCGATTCCCACACCTATAAGAGTATTTTTGTCGTTCCGGGCAACAGCACCATCAGGACTATTCAGGATCTGAAAGGGAAAAACGTGGCCTTTGTCGACCCTGCCTCCACTTCAGGAGGGCTGATGCCCACATTCATGGTGAAAAAGGCCACCGGCATGATGCCTCAGGACTTCTTCGGCAAATTCACCTATGCGGGCTCCCATGACGCCGCAGAGCTGGCCGTCAAAAACAAGACCGTGGATGCCGCCGCCGACAACGACATCACCTACGGGAAGATGTTGAAAAAAGGTCTGATCACCAAGGAAACAAACCGAGTTCTGCTGGAATCCGATCCCTTACCCGGTTCCCCCCTCGTCTATCGCAAGGATCTTCCCGAAGATCTGAAAGCCAAGATCCGGGAGGCGATTCTGGATGCCCACAAGGACATCCAAGTCACCGGCTACGGTGAGTTGAGCCATTACGTCGCCGTGACTCCTGCGGACTACCAGGTCATTCGGGATATGGTGCGGGAACTCGGGTTGAAGAAAGAGAATATACTCAAGTAA
- a CDS encoding DUF2188 domain-containing protein, with product MFIEHPGSHHLIWKANGGWDVKKDGATRSSCHFDKKQDAVDAGRKISQNQGTEFYIYGKDGKIQNKDSHGNDPYPPKG from the coding sequence GTGTTTATCGAGCATCCCGGATCACATCATCTAATTTGGAAAGCCAATGGAGGCTGGGACGTCAAGAAAGACGGCGCGACCCGTAGCAGCTGTCACTTCGACAAGAAGCAGGATGCCGTTGATGCCGGGCGCAAGATCAGCCAGAACCAGGGCACCGAGTTCTACATCTACGGCAAGGACGGGAAGATCCAGAACAAGGACAGCCACGGGAACGATCCGTATCCGCCGAAGGGGTAA
- a CDS encoding universal stress protein, with translation MNRHLLVAVSDNPRAIHGVRFVSSFFSQDCDLRLTLFAAFPTGPRVWTEEKSYETLMDAEESSRKYEIQFRKALDASKAMLTSGGFDEKRIEVKCVPQSGTRVEDILHEGEKGLYDAVVLGKRGLARLEQLVEQSVTEEVIKRNTTVPIWICRNPDEDRSGVLLCLDGSDPAYRIADHAAFMLALEPHHPVTMLQVRSGRDTSGVEAIFRRGREILSDNGINEDRIDERVLTGGRVAPVVLDMAELGGYAAIAVGRTGTGKGLLGRMFMGSVSRELMLGLKSSALWLCR, from the coding sequence ATGAACCGCCACCTGCTCGTCGCAGTCAGCGACAACCCCCGCGCCATCCACGGAGTCCGCTTCGTGTCTTCTTTTTTTTCCCAGGATTGCGACCTCCGGCTCACGCTCTTTGCGGCCTTTCCCACGGGGCCGCGCGTCTGGACCGAGGAAAAAAGCTATGAAACGTTGATGGACGCGGAAGAATCCTCCCGAAAGTACGAGATCCAATTTCGGAAGGCCCTGGACGCCTCCAAGGCCATGCTCACTTCCGGCGGATTCGACGAGAAGCGGATCGAGGTCAAATGCGTTCCCCAGTCCGGCACGCGGGTGGAGGACATTCTCCACGAAGGCGAAAAAGGGCTCTACGACGCCGTTGTCTTGGGCAAGCGAGGTCTGGCCCGGCTGGAGCAGCTCGTGGAACAAAGCGTCACGGAAGAGGTCATCAAGCGCAACACCACCGTGCCCATCTGGATCTGCCGCAACCCCGACGAGGACCGCAGCGGCGTGTTGCTCTGCCTGGACGGTTCCGACCCGGCCTACCGCATCGCCGACCACGCCGCGTTCATGCTCGCGCTGGAGCCGCACCACCCGGTGACCATGCTTCAGGTCCGCAGCGGGCGCGACACGTCCGGGGTGGAAGCGATCTTCCGCAGGGGACGGGAAATCCTGAGCGACAACGGCATCAACGAAGACCGCATCGACGAACGCGTGCTCACGGGAGGAAGGGTCGCCCCCGTGGTGCTGGACATGGCCGAACTCGGCGGCTACGCGGCCATCGCCGTGGGCAGGACCGGCACGGGCAAGGGATTGCTCGGACGCATGTTCATGGGCTCCGTCAGCCGGGAACTGATGCTCGGGCTCAAGTCTTCCGCGCTGTGGCTTTGCCGCTAG
- the phnC gene encoding phosphonate ABC transporter ATP-binding protein, giving the protein MASISLQGVTKKFGNGFQALRGVSVDFAPGSLTAIIGPSGAGKSTMLRMINGLELPTSGEVKVAERVVNRSNLREVRGDVGIIFQHYNLVSRLSVMTNALTGRLKHRSWLGSMLYLFRKNDMDLAFQALDRVGLLDRAWDRADKLSGGQQQRVGIARALAQQPRVLLADEPVASLDPVTSEEIMQLLREICDRDGITVIVNLHQVDLAKRFASRVIGLNAGQIVFDGHPNDLDQRSLDQIYHTKKEANDEQQPAPLLAYA; this is encoded by the coding sequence ATGGCAAGCATTTCCCTGCAAGGGGTTACAAAGAAATTCGGCAATGGTTTTCAAGCATTGCGCGGTGTAAGCGTTGACTTCGCGCCGGGTAGCCTGACGGCTATCATCGGACCTTCAGGGGCGGGCAAATCCACCATGCTTCGGATGATCAACGGACTGGAGCTGCCGACAAGCGGCGAGGTAAAAGTGGCGGAGCGGGTCGTCAACCGATCCAATCTCAGAGAGGTGCGCGGCGACGTGGGAATCATCTTCCAGCATTACAATCTCGTGAGCCGTCTGTCCGTAATGACCAACGCCCTGACCGGACGACTCAAGCATCGTTCCTGGCTCGGGAGCATGCTCTACCTCTTTCGCAAGAACGACATGGATCTGGCATTTCAGGCGCTGGACAGAGTGGGTCTGCTTGACCGCGCCTGGGATCGCGCCGACAAGCTTTCAGGCGGACAACAGCAGCGTGTGGGAATTGCCCGGGCGTTGGCGCAACAGCCCCGGGTTCTCCTGGCCGATGAGCCGGTTGCAAGCCTTGATCCGGTGACCAGTGAAGAGATCATGCAATTGCTTCGGGAGATCTGTGACCGAGACGGCATCACCGTGATCGTCAATCTGCATCAGGTGGATCTGGCCAAACGTTTTGCCTCCCGGGTCATCGGCCTGAATGCGGGGCAAATTGTTTTTGACGGTCATCCCAATGACCTTGATCAGCGCTCGCTTGACCAAATCTATCACACCAAGAAGGAAGCCAATGATGAACAACAGCCTGCCCCTTTGCTGGCCTACGCGTAA